The bacterium region CGCCAAACAACAGCTATCAGGTCATTCTGGAATTGGATCCGAAATATCAAAGAGATCCAGCAGCTTTGTCGATGCTCTACATCCGTTCCTCGCGAAATGAGCTGGTCCCGTTGGATGCACTGGCCAAACTCGAGCCAGGTTTGGGTCCGTTGTCTGTCAGTCACTCCGGACAACTTCCTGCGGTCACCATCTCCTTTAATTTGAAACCGGGCGTTGCGATTGGAGATGCCGTTGCTGAAATCAACAAGCTTGCGCGAAACATGCTTCCTGAAACAATTACCACCAGTTTTCAGGGTCAAGCTCAAGCATTCCAATCTTCTTTCGCGGGCCTCGGTCTATTGCTGATCATGGCGATTCTTGTGATCTACATGGTGTTGGGAATCTTGTACGAAAGTTTCATCCACCCCATCACGATCCTCACAGCGTTGCCTTCTGCTGGATTTGGCGCATTGTTCACGCTATTTATCTTTGGAAGTGAGTTAAGCCTTTACGCGTTCATAGGCATCATCATGCTGGTCGGAATTGTAAAGAAGAACGGGATCATGATGGTTGATTTCGCGCTGGAAGCTCAGAGAAACGAACACAAAGATGCGAAGAGCGCGATTCATGAAGCTTGCATGGTTCGCTTCCGACCGATCATGATGACAACCATGGCCGCATTGCTTGGCACTCTTCCCATTGCAATGGGGATCGGAGCGGGAGCAGAAGCTCGCCAACCACTTGGTTTGGCGGTTGTGGGTGGATTGCTGTTTTCACAAATTCTGACGCTTTACGTTACACCTGTGTTTTTTGTGTACCTGGATCACTTCCAGACATTCTTGAAGCGGAAAAAAGATCCAGCGCGGATTTTGATGGAAACTGCCGAGGCAAAGTAGTTCAGTCTTTCCTAGCAAAATGCCAGATTCTTACAGGATTCTTTTTCAATTTCCCGGAGAATTTCGTCCGGACTGATCGAAGTGCCGACGGCGACTGCTGCAACGATGGATAGAAAATTCTCGATTTCTCTATCCGTCATAAAGGTGAGAAATTGGAACTTCTGCTTGAGATCGTAGAGTAGATCAATTTGTTGATTCATTTTTTCTCTCCTATAAACAGAAAGTAGATCTTCTCTCGAGAAGCGATAACCGCATTTCCTGTAAAAGGGTTGTAGAAAAGAGAGGTGTTTGCTCTGTAGTAAAAAATGAAGTCCTGTCGCTCGTTTCACTACAAAAGGACGGAGGAAAAGCAATGGTAAAGATCACGTCGAGACTATTTTATGTAAAAGGTAATCACTTATGGAGGAACCAGATCATGCGAAACTTGCAGTGGATATTGATCTTTATTCTCGCGCTGGGGTTGTTCTTTGCGTGCACCACGGCGAAAAATACCGGCACAGCCATTAAGGAAGGAACAACCGAAGCTGCCGAAGAAGTCGGTGATAAGGCGGAAGATGTTGGCGAGGAAATTGAAGACGGAAGTATTACCTCCGCTATCAAGATGAAATTCGCAAACGATGAACAGGTGTCTGCATCTGCCATTGACGTAGATACGAGCCACGGTCACGTGACGTTAAATGGCGCTGTTTCCAGTCAGGCGGAGGCGGACCGTGCGGTTGAAATTGCGAAGACCGTGAGCGGTGTAAAGAGCGTGAAATCGAATCTGACGATCAAGCAGTAGTGGCAGGTTTTCCGCAACCATCAAGCTTTGAAGAAGGTCCAGCCGGGAAATGGTGATCCGGGAACCATCCGGAGAAATCCCAAAGGATTCGGTAAACAGATGTGAATCAAAACCTGTAATTGGTTTCCGTGTGTTCTTTGTGTCACGATTCGGAATGAACATCTGTTCGAAAATACCTGGAAGTCCTCCTTCATTTTGCGAAACAAATGCGATCGCATTCTTTTGAGGCATCCACCTCAGTCTTCCAGGCGTGATCGCGCTTGTCACAAGTTGACTTCCAGCCGCGC contains the following coding sequences:
- a CDS encoding BON domain-containing protein, with the protein product MVKITSRLFYVKGNHLWRNQIMRNLQWILIFILALGLFFACTTAKNTGTAIKEGTTEAAEEVGDKAEDVGEEIEDGSITSAIKMKFANDEQVSASAIDVDTSHGHVTLNGAVSSQAEADRAVEIAKTVSGVKSVKSNLTIKQ